One Saccharomyces kudriavzevii IFO 1802 strain IFO1802 genome assembly, chromosome: 7 DNA segment encodes these proteins:
- the PEX31 gene encoding peroxisome biogenesis protein (similar to Saccharomyces cerevisiae PEX31 (YGR004W) and PEX30 (YLR324W); ancestral locus Anc_4.140): protein MSEINNENSDSNQIIVAGPAQSKNKHIRSALRKRKGRLSAQAYEEDQEAILSSPLLTSTPKTVSRSLVRLYPYLIVVDNFLSIITWSNDNISTNLFGIIIFMVCVIYFGFITKYFGHLMIVGIIWVYLLIDRHVQETMASCPSLDDIIHVMDRVSMKSSAVLSPITILSAQDVRRLLFTIAFLSPVYIFLTMFVLSPNYLMLMGGLYILTYHSKLIRRMRRYLWKFRIVRLLVFFITGLDLGGPDNNRRLFASVNKKIRSFVWNEVGNTSNTKKTVLFKVALFENQRRWLGIGWTSTMLSYERASWTDEFLNTSPSPEMFTLPEKQSGMAWEWHDKDWMLDLTNDGAIQVSASTAKTKVKPGADEGFTYYDNTWNNPSATDTYKKYTRRRRWIRTATVTTTYDDEPTVEKASIISHISKSEDNKGRKRKVSFSTSNEVHIIPSSNNSKLIEMCDIAMESSP from the coding sequence ATGAGCgaaataaataatgaaaattcAGACTCAAACCAAATAATAGTAGCCGGACCTGCGCAAAGCAAGAACAAGCACATCCGTAGCGCCTTGAGGAAACGGAAGGGTAGATTAAGTGCTCAAGCTTATGAGGAAGATCAAGAGGCTATTTTATCATCTCCTTTATTAACCTCAACGCCTAAAACAGTCTCCAGATCGCTGGTGAGATTGTACCCATACTTAATTGTAGTGGATAATTTTTTGAGTATCATCACATGGTCTAATGACAATATTTCTACAAACTTATTTGGAATAATAATCTTTATGGTTTGTGTTATATATTTTGGGTTCATTACAAAGTACTTTGGACATTTAATGATTGTAGGTATTATATGGGTATATTTGTTAATTGATAGGCACGTTCAGGAAACAATGGCATCTTGCCCTTCATTAGATGATATAATACATGTTATGGATAGAGTTTCTATGAAGTCTAGTGCTGTATTATCGCCTATTACTATTTTAAGTGCTCAGGATGTTAGGAGACTATTATTTACTATTGCATTCTTATCTCCAGTTTACATCTTCCTTACGATGTTTGTGCTATCTCCGAACTATTTGATGTTAATGGGAGGTCTGTATATACTTACGTATCACTCTAAACTGATCAGAAGAATGAGAAGGTATCTGTGGAAGTTCCGCATCGTGAGATTActtgtatttttcataaCAGGTTTAGATCTTGGAGGACCAGATAATAATAGGCGTTTGTTTGCTTCCGttaacaagaaaataaggtCATTTGTTTGGAACGAAGTAGGAAACACATCTAATACCAAAAAGACTGTTCTATTCAAGGTTgctctttttgaaaaccaaCGCCGCTGGCTTGGTATCGGGTGGACATCAACTATGTTGAGCTATGAAAGGGCGTCTTGGACAGATGAGTTTCTGAATACTTCTCCTAGCCCAGAAATGTTTACATTACCAGAGAAACAATCTGGAATGGCATGGGAATGGCATGATAAAGATTGGATGCTCGACTTAACAAATGACGGAGCAATCCAGGTTTCCGCTTCTACTGCTAAGACGAAAGTTAAGCCAGGGGCCGATGAGGGCTTTACTTATTATGACAATACCTGGAATAATCCCTCTGCAACAGACACATATAAAAAGTACACAAGAAGACGGAGGTGGATCAGAACTGCTACGGTGACCACGACGTATGACGATGAGCCTACCGTAGAAAAGGCTTCAATAATTTCCCATATTTCAAAGAGCGAAGATAATAAAGgcaggaaaagaaaagtttcatTCAGTACATCAAATGAGGTGCATATTATACCTTCCTCGAACAACAGCAAATTAATAGAAATGTGTGATATCGCAATGGAGAGTTCTCCATAG